The genomic interval ACAAAGTTCCAATCAGAGTTGCCGGAACAATTCTTCGACGTCGGTATTGCTGAACAACACGCTGTCACGATGGCGGCTGGATTAGCGATAGAAGGTATGAAACCATATGTTGCGATCTATTCAACGTTTTTACAACGCGCTTATGACCAAGTGTTACATGATGTCGATCGTCAAAACTTAAACGTCATTTTTGGTGTGGATCGCTCTGGCCTTGTCGGTGCAGACGGCGAAACGCATCAAGGTGTGTTTGATGTCGGTTTCTTAACACAATTTCCAAATATGATTGTGATGATGCCTAAAGATGAAAACGAAGCGAAAGATCTCATTTATACAGCGATGCATCATGAACAAGGTCCGATTGCGATTCGTTATCCACGTGGCAATGGTTTAGGCGTTGAAATCACTGATAAACGTGAGCATTTGCCTATTGGAACATGGGAAGATTTAACTGAAGGTCAAGACGTGGCACTTATCAGTTATGGGCCAACACTGACGACTTTAATTGAAGTGGCTAAATCTTTAGCAGAGCAAGGTATTCAAGCGCGTGTAATTAATGCACGTTATATCAAACCGATGGATACAACTGTATTAGATGACTTGGGTGCCAAAAACATGCCTGTTGTTACAGTTGAAGAAGCGATGTTAAATGGTGGTTTAGGTAGTCATATCGCAAATTACTTCACCGATCATGGTTACACAAATCATATCAAACGACTTGGTATTAATGATGAGTACATTGAACATGGCGATGTGGATCAAGTTCTAGAAGATTTAGGGTTAACCCATGACCCACTCTTTCATACAATTCAACAATTTTTAGACTAACATCCAAACACGAGTAATGTATTACAGTTGCTCGTGTTTTTTTAAATGATGGAAACGGCCACATATTTTAATTTCGAGTCCACTTTTATTCAATTTTCATACTAATAAATAGATGGTCATATACATTTTTCGTATATATTGAATCGTTGAGTGCGTTGTTTTTGAATTTTAAAAGTCAATCGTCATATCAATCGTTTCTTATAGTGACGTACATCGCTTAAGTAGGTAAATCATAACCGAGTGTGGTAAAATCATTGTATAAATATTCGTTACGAGGTGTCTATTATGCCTAAAAAATCTGTAAGACATATAAAAATCAGAGAAATTATTTCAAATGAACAAATCGAAACACAAGACGAGTTAGTGAAACGTTTAAATGATTATGATATGAACGTCACGCAAGCCACAGTGTCACGTGATATTAAAGAACTTCAATTGATTAAAGTCCCCGCGCCAAGTGGTCAATATATTTATAGTTTACCTAATGATCGTCGTTATCATCCACTTGAAAAACTAGGACGCTATTTGATGGATTCATTTGTAAAAATCGATAGTGCTAATAATTTACTTGTGCTGAAAACATTGCCTGGTAATGCGCAGTCAATCGGTGCGATACTGGATCAAATTGATTGGGAAGAAGTGCTAGGTACAATTTGTGGTGATGATACGTGCTTAATTATTTGTCGCGACAACCCTTCAGCTGATGAAATCAAGGAAAGAATTTTCAATATGTTATAAGGATGGATGTTAGATGTTACAAAGCCTCTCCATTAAACAATTTGCAATTATCGATACATTAGATGTTCAGTTTTCTGATGGCCTCACTGTTCTTAGTGGCGAAACAGGTGCGGGTAAATCGATTATTATTGATGCCATTGGACAACTTATTGGCATGCGTGCTTCCTCTGAATTTGTTAGACACGGTGAAAAGAAAGCAATTATTGAAGGCATTTTTGATATTGATGATGCGAAAGATGCGATACGTCAACTTGAAACGTTAGGTATTGATATCAATGAAGACTTCTTAATTGTCAAAAGAGAAATTTTTAGTTCTGGTAAAAGTATTTGTCGGATTAACAACCAAACTGTAACGTTACAAGATTTAAGACAAGTCATGCAAGCTTTACTCGACATCCATGGTCAACACGAAACACAATCTTTATTAAAGCAAAAGTATCACGTTGAACTACTCGATCGTTATGCTGACGGTGAATATATTGAAGCACTTCAGCAATATGCCCAATCTTATGAACAACATCAAGAAAAGATAAAAGAGCTTGAAGCACTGGAGTCTGCAGATCAAGCTTTGTTACAACGTCTAGATTTAATGAAGTTCCAATATGATGAATTAAAAGAAGCGCACTTAAAAGAGAGCGAAATTGAACAATTAGAAACAGATATTAAACGTATTCAGAACTCCGAAAATTTAAGTTTAGCATTGAACGCTGCTTATGTGACTTTAACGGATGAACATGCGATTACAGACCGCCTCTATACTTTAAGTACAGAATTACAAAATGTGAATCAAATTTTACCGGAAACGTTTGAAAAGCTAAAAGAAGAAGTCGATCAATTTTATTACACGTTAGAAGATGCCAAACATCAAATCTACGAAGAAATCAACCAAACTGAATTTGATGAACAATATTTAAATGAACTAGAATCGCGTATGAACTTGTTGAACAATTTAAAACGAAAATATGGCAAAGACATTTCTGATTTGATGATTTATCAAGAAAAAATCGCTGATGAAATTAATAAAATCGAAAATTATGAAGAAAGTACGTCAAAACTACGTGAAGAAATTCAACAATTATCGCAACAAGTTCAGGAAGACGGGCAAAAGTTATCGAAAGCGCGTAGAATAGTAGCAAGACAGTTGCGCGATCGTATTGTCAATGAAATCCAATATTTACAAATGAAGGACGCGAATTTAGAAATTTCGTTTAAACCTTATGAAGCACCGCAAAAAGATGGTTTAGAACGTATTGAATTTTTAATTAGTCCGAATAAAGGTGAGCCCTTAAAAAGTTTAAACAAAATTGCGAGTGGCGGTGAACTGTCACGAATCATGCTCGCACTGAAAAGTATTTTTGTACGCGCACGAGGGCAAACTGCGATTTTATTTGATGAAGTGGATTCCGGCGTTTCTGGACAAGCGGCGCAAAAGATGGCTGAAAAAATGAAAGAGATTGCTTCAGTCATTCAAGTCATCTGTATTTCTCATTTACCACAAGTTGCGTCAATGAGTGATCATCATTTGTATATTTCAAAACATGAAAAAGATGACCGCACAACTACGACTGTACGTGAACTTACAGGCGATGCACGAATAGATGAAATTGCACGTATGATTTCTGGTGCAACTGTTACCGAATTGACGAGACAAAATGCGAAAGAAATGATTGAACAAAACCAAAAGCATAAAGGATGATGAAAGTTGAATTTTACAGACTTGCTTAAAGAACCTCAAGCTCTAACAGGGACAATTGCGATGGTTAATGCAACAGATGAACCACTCATTAGAGTTATTATTGAAGTTTTAAAGAAAACCCATGCTGACTTCAAACTTTATAATTGCCAAGATGCAGCTGAAATCATTCGTTCATTCGATTTGTCGGCTGAATTTTTAAAACGTATCCATATTCAAACGTTTGATACAGAAGACGCTGCGATTGAAGGCTGTTTAAATGATTTGTATCATGGTAAGGCAGAAATTTTGATGAAAGGGCAAATTTCAACTGCCAAAATCTTATCTGCGGTATTAAAACGTAACGCACAAGGTGCAAAACCTTTTTTAAACCATGTCGCGCTATGTGAAATTCCGTCGTATCACAAACTGCTTATGATTTCAGACGTTGCGCTTAATATTGCGCCTACAGAAGAAGAGATGAAAGCAACCATTCAAAATGTTGTTGCTTTTTCAAAAAGACTACAATATCAACAACTTCATATTGCATTATTGTCATCCGTTGAAAAAGTCAGCCCTAAAATACCATCTACCGTTCAAGCTGAGCGTTTAAGCCAATATTATCAATCACATCCCATCGAACCTCATGTGCATGTTGAAGGCCCATTTGCTTTAGATAATGCGATTGATAAACGGAGTGCTATTCAAAAAGGCATCCATTCAAAAGTTGCAGGGGATGCAGATGTACTCATTGTGCCAGGATTAGATGCAGGAAATGTATTATATAAATCACTCACATATTTTGGTCGTGCTAAAGTTGCGAGTCTTATTCTCGGTGCGCATTTTCCAATCGTTCTTACGTCAAGAGCGGATAGTATTGAAAATAAAATCAATTCTATTTTAGTCTCATTAAAAGTCGGTTAACTGTACAATCGAAATGACGTCATTCATGTTTGGATATCCAGCATGAATGACATACATTTTTGATTTGTTTTTGAAAGAAGGGATAGTATGACAACAGCACTTGTATTGAATTTAGGAAGTACCTCTAGTAAATATGCAATATATGAAAATGATGAATGTAAAGTGAATGAAAATATTAGCCATACTGAAACCATTTTAAATAAACCCTTAATTGATCAAGAGTCCTTGAGGCAACAAATGATTGAAACTGAAATTGAATCCCAAGGTTATCAGTTGAATCAAATTGATGTCATTGCCTGTCGAGGAGGTCTACTGAAACCACTTGAAGGCGGTACATATTCAGTAAACAAAACAATGTATGACGATTTAAAAAGCTTTAAATACGGGGCACATGCTTCTAATTTAAGCGGCATGATTGGTTATCAACTCGGACAAAAATATCATATTCCTGTTTTCACTACTGATCCGGTTGTCGTAGATGAATTGATTGATGAAGTACGTCATACTGGCGTGCCTTCCATTCAACGCCGGAGTATCTTTCATGCATTAAATCAAAAAGCAATGGCACGTCGTTATGCCGCATTAGTCAATCGTGCCTATGAAGATATGAATGTGATTGTGATACATATGGGCGGGGGCATCAGCATTGGTGCGCATGAAAAAGGGCGTGTCATTGATGTGAATGAAGCATTATATGGCGAAGGTCCAATGGCGATGGATCGTTCCGGTAGTATTCCAAACGATTTGATTGTCCAACACATGGTAAAGCATCAATTATCCGCTGATGAAATGAAAGTGCAATTAAGTCGTGAGTCTGGACTTAAAGCTTATTTCCAGACATCCAATTTAAGGGAAATTATGGCAAATTATGATCAAGATGAAAAAGTGAAGCTGATTATCGACACGATGGTGATTCAAATTGCCAAAGTCATCGGAGAACGTGCTGCCGTTTTAAAAGGACATGTCGATCAAATTATTTTCACAGGCGGTATGAGCCATAGTGTTAAATTAATGAAACAGCTCGCGAGGTATGTAGAATGGATTGCTCCGATTTCAGTTTTCCCAGGAGAGCATGAACTTATAACGCTTGCAGAACGTGCACGATTAGCATTGAATCAGCAAATCAAAATTCAGATATATCAATAGGAGAAAGCATATGACAAAAGAAAAATACGATATCGTTATCCTTGGCGGTGGTATTGCAGGATATTCTGCTGCAATTCGCGCGAGTCAACTTGGAAAATCTGTTGCTATAGTTGAAAAATCAAAAATGGGTGGGACATGTCTGCATCAAGGCTGTATCCCAACAAAATCTTTCCTTAAATCAGCGGAAGTATTTCAATACATACAACATGCTGATGACTTTGGTGTAACCGCTGAACAACCGACGCTTAATTTCGCAAAAGTAATGGAACGTAAAAATCGCATTGTCGACACATTGTATCAAGGGGTACAAGGGTTAATGAAACGTCACAAAATTGATGTGTTTCATGGCGTTGGCCGCTTAATGGGCGCTTCTATTTTCACACCTCAAAGCGGCACAGTTTCTGTTGAATATGAAGACGGAACTTCTGAACTGTTGCCGAATGACTATGTATTAATTGCGACAGGATCAAAACCTATGGCATTGTCATTTTTACCGTTTGATCAACAACAAATTTATAGTAGTAATGATATGATGACGCTTGAAACTTTACCACAATCTATCACTATTATTGGTGGCGGTATCATCGGGTTAGAATTTGCATCTTTCTTTAGTAGTGTAGGTGTTAATGTACATATTATTGAAGCTGGGCCGCGTATTTTACCAACAGAAAGCGCACAAATCAGTCAATTAATCCAAAAGCAATTGGAAGAAAAAGGTGTCAACTTCCATGTAAATACAGCGCTTAAAGCAGAAGACATCCAACAAAGCGAGGATGAAGTGACATTCAATCTTGAAACGCCATTCTCCACTGAAAAAGTACTCGTTGCCATTGGTCGACAAGTAAATACAGCTGATTTAGGGTTAGACAATACTAAAGTTGTATTGAATGACAAGCAAATGATTGAAACGAACGAATATATGCAAACGGCTGATACACATATTTATGCTGCCGGAGATGTCATAGGACATTTACAACTTGCGCATGTCGGTGCTAGAGAAGGTGTCATTGCCGTTGAACATATGTTTAATGAAAATCCACTGCCCGTTGATTATGATACGATGCCAAGATGTGTTTATACGTCACCAGAAATCGCGTCTATCGGAGTCAATCAAGAAACAGCAAAACAACGTGGCCTTAAATTTGAAGTCATGAAAGCACCGTTTAAAGCGAATGGTAAAGCAACGATTACAGCTTCATCAATACCTGAAGGCTTTGCTGAGTTATTGTTTGATCAAGCATCTGGTAGTTTGAGCGGTGCATCTTTAATTGGTCCTCATGTCACAGAGCTCATCAACGAATTAAGTGTTTTACAATTTATGAATGGTTCTGCGCTTGAATTAGGACTTTCAACACACGCCCATCCATCCATTTCAGAATTACTCATGGAATTAGGATTAAAATCTATTCATCAATCTATTCACATATAGATAAGAAGGAGGAAAATAGATATGAATGATTATCAAAGTGTTGGCCTTGAAATTGAAGATTTGAAAAACATGTACCGTGCTATGGATTTAGGCCGTAAGTTAGATGAAAGAATGTGGCTCTTAAACCGTGCTGGAAAAATTCCATTCGTTATCAGTTGTCAAGGTCAAGAAGCGACACAAATTGGAACGGCTTATGCATTACAAAAAGGGGACGTTACATCGCCTTATTATCGTGATTTAGCACTGGTCACTTATTTAGGCATGACGCCTCTAGAAACGATGTTATCCGCATTTGGTAAACGTGATGACATCAGTTCTGGAGGTAAACAAATGCCATCTCACTTTAGTAAAAAAGAAGTCGGTATTATGTCACAAGGTTCTTCAGTGGCTACACAAATCCTCCATGCAGTGGGTGCAGCGTTAACATTTAAAATGGATGGTAAATCTCAAATCGCATTAACGACGCTAGGTGAAGGGAGTTCAAACCAAGGCGATTTTCATGAAGGGTTGAATTTTGCAGGCGTCCATAACTTGCCATTTATTTGTTTAATTGAAAATAATAAATATGCGATTTCTGTATCAAAAGCATTCCAATATGGTGCAGAATATTTATCAGATCGTGCGAAAGGTTATGGCATGTTCGGTGAAACAATTGATGGTAATGACCCAATTGCTGTCTATGGTGCTATTAAAAAAGCCCGTGAACGCGCAATAAACGGTGAAGGTGCCTCATTAATCGAAGCAATGTGTACAAGATTAACAGCACACTCTTCAGATGATGATGACCGTTACCGTACAGTTGAAGAAAAAAATGCAGATAAGGAAAATGATTGTAACCTTAAATTTAAACAGTATTTAATTGAGCAATCTCTAGTCGATGAAGCGTGGTTTGAAGCCATCGAAAAAGAAAATCAACAATGGGTACATCAAGCGACTAAAGAAGCCGAGGCCGCACCATACCCAGATCCATCTGAAACATACTTACATGTCTACGAAGAAGGAGGACGTCAACATGGCTAAAATTTCATATCTTGAAGCTATTAGACAAGCACTTGATGTCGCATTAGAAAAAGACGATCAAACGATGATTCTCGGTGAAGATGTAGGTAAAAAAGGTGGCGTTTTTGGGGTAACAGCTGGATTACAGGAAAAATATGGCGTTTATCGTGTGTTAGATACGCCGCTTGCTGAATCTAATATTGTCGGTTCAGCCATTGGTGCGGCGATGATGGGGAAACGACCTATTGCTGAAATACAATTTGCGGAATATATTTTACCGGCGACCAATCAAATTATGAGTGAAGCTGCTAAAATGCGCTATCGTTCTAACAATGATTGGCAAGCACCATTAACAATTCGTGCACCATTCGGCGGTGGCATTCATGGTGCACTTTATCATTCACAAAGTATCGAAAGCGTGTTTGCGTCTACACCAGGTTTAACTGTTGTCATTCCATCCACACCATATGACGCGAAAGGCTTACTTTTAGCCTCAATTGCATCGAATGACCCAGTTCTTTTCTTTGAGCATAAAAAAGCATATCGATTACTGAAAGAAGAAGTGCCAGAAGAATATTACACTGTGACTCTTGGTAAAGCAGATGTTAAACGAGAAGGCAGCGATATCACTGTATTCTCATATGGTCTAGCAGTGAACTATTGTCTTCAAGCAGCGGACTTGTTAAAAGGTGAAGATATCGATGTCGAAGTGGTTGACTTGCGTACAGTCTATCCACTCGATCAACAAACGATTATTGACTGTGCGAAAAAGACAGGTAAATGCTTGTTAGTCACAGAAGATAATAAAGAAGGTAGTGTCATGTCAGAAGTTGCCGCGATTATTGCAGAAAATTGTTTATTTGATTTAGATGCACCCGTAATGCGACTTGCGGGCCCAGATGTGCCGGCCATGCCATTTTCACCACCGTTAGAAGATGAATTTATGATTAACCCTGATAAAATTAAAAATAAAATGCGTGAATTAGCGCAATTTTAAGGAGGTTCACTCATGGAAATCAAGATGCCTAAACTAGGGGAAAGTGTGCATGAAGGTACAATTGAACAGTGGCTCGTTAAAGAAGGCGACCGCGTTGAAGAATATGACCCATTATGTGAAGTGATTACAGATAAAGTTACAGCTGAAGTGCCCTCATCATATGCAGGAACGATTAAAAAAATTATTGCTGCCGCTGGTGACACGGTTGAAGTCGGTTCTGTCATTTGCGAAATGGAAGTTGAAGGTGCTACGGACGAAACAACTGAAAATGTAGCTCCAGAAGCTGACAATGAATCTACAGAACAACCAAATGAACAGCCAGCATCAACTTCAACAGCACAAACAACAGCAAACCAACCTAAAAATAATGGCCGTTTTTCACCAGTTGTATTTAGATTGGCTTCCGAACACAATATTGATTTAACAACAGTGACAGGTACGGGTTTTGAAGGACGTGTCACTAAAAAAGATATCGAACGTGCGATTGAACATGGAACTTCTACTACGAATCACGTTGCTGCACCTCAAGAAACATTAGAGAGTACCGCACCGACGTCACCTGTAGCAAACCAAAATCACAATACAACGACAACAAGCAATCGTGATACCGTGATTCCGGTCAACGGTGTGCGTCGTCAAATCGCGAACAAAATGGTTCAAAGTGTTCATGAAATCCCGCACGCTTGGATGGCTGTAGAAGTGGATGCCACAGAATTAACAAAAACACGTGCGCACTACAAAAATCAGTTTAAAGCGCAAGAAGGGTATAATTTAACATTCTTTGCATTTTTCATTAAAGCTGTAGCAGAAGCACTTAAAAAATATCCATTACTCAACAGCACTTGGCAAGAAGATGAAATTATTTTACATTCAGACATTAATATTTCAATTGCTGTCGCGCATGAAAATAAATTGTTTGTTCCAGTGATTCGTCATGCCGATGAAAAATCAATTAAAGGCATTGCTCGAGAAATTCACGAACTTGCACAAAAAGCACGACAAAATCAACTTTTGTATGAAGATATGCAAGGCGGTACATTCACTGTAAATAATACAGGGACTTTTGGTTCGGTGCATTCTATGGGTATCATTAATCATCCTCAAGCAGCCATTTTGCAAGTTGAATCTATTGTCAAAAGACCTGTAGTCATTGATGACATGATAGCGATTCGTTCTATGGTGAACTTATGTTTATCACTCGATCACCGTATTTTAGACGGTTTACAAGCTGGACAATTTTTAAATGAAGTGAAACAACGTATTGAAGCATGTACCATTGAACATACACAAGTTTATTAAGGCGTTTTGGCATGGTTGGGAAATAAAAATTTTTGACTGTACTTATAGATATATTTTTGATTAAATGACCTTTATTGATCACCATTCTGAGTTTCACAAATGCCATCATGGGCTATCATTCCTAGGGGCTGAGCAAACAACTAACCAACGCTTTCATTGAATAATACATTTGTTGAAGCGTTGGTGGAT from Staphylococcus sp. MI 10-1553 carries:
- the ahrC gene encoding transcriptional regulator AhrC/ArgR, translated to MPKKSVRHIKIREIISNEQIETQDELVKRLNDYDMNVTQATVSRDIKELQLIKVPAPSGQYIYSLPNDRRYHPLEKLGRYLMDSFVKIDSANNLLVLKTLPGNAQSIGAILDQIDWEEVLGTICGDDTCLIICRDNPSADEIKERIFNML
- the recN gene encoding DNA repair protein RecN, translating into MLQSLSIKQFAIIDTLDVQFSDGLTVLSGETGAGKSIIIDAIGQLIGMRASSEFVRHGEKKAIIEGIFDIDDAKDAIRQLETLGIDINEDFLIVKREIFSSGKSICRINNQTVTLQDLRQVMQALLDIHGQHETQSLLKQKYHVELLDRYADGEYIEALQQYAQSYEQHQEKIKELEALESADQALLQRLDLMKFQYDELKEAHLKESEIEQLETDIKRIQNSENLSLALNAAYVTLTDEHAITDRLYTLSTELQNVNQILPETFEKLKEEVDQFYYTLEDAKHQIYEEINQTEFDEQYLNELESRMNLLNNLKRKYGKDISDLMIYQEKIADEINKIENYEESTSKLREEIQQLSQQVQEDGQKLSKARRIVARQLRDRIVNEIQYLQMKDANLEISFKPYEAPQKDGLERIEFLISPNKGEPLKSLNKIASGGELSRIMLALKSIFVRARGQTAILFDEVDSGVSGQAAQKMAEKMKEIASVIQVICISHLPQVASMSDHHLYISKHEKDDRTTTTVRELTGDARIDEIARMISGATVTELTRQNAKEMIEQNQKHKG
- a CDS encoding dihydrolipoamide acetyltransferase family protein, which encodes MEIKMPKLGESVHEGTIEQWLVKEGDRVEEYDPLCEVITDKVTAEVPSSYAGTIKKIIAAAGDTVEVGSVICEMEVEGATDETTENVAPEADNESTEQPNEQPASTSTAQTTANQPKNNGRFSPVVFRLASEHNIDLTTVTGTGFEGRVTKKDIERAIEHGTSTTNHVAAPQETLESTAPTSPVANQNHNTTTTSNRDTVIPVNGVRRQIANKMVQSVHEIPHAWMAVEVDATELTKTRAHYKNQFKAQEGYNLTFFAFFIKAVAEALKKYPLLNSTWQEDEIILHSDINISIAVAHENKLFVPVIRHADEKSIKGIAREIHELAQKARQNQLLYEDMQGGTFTVNNTGTFGSVHSMGIINHPQAAILQVESIVKRPVVIDDMIAIRSMVNLCLSLDHRILDGLQAGQFLNEVKQRIEACTIEHTQVY
- the lpdA gene encoding dihydrolipoyl dehydrogenase; this encodes MTKEKYDIVILGGGIAGYSAAIRASQLGKSVAIVEKSKMGGTCLHQGCIPTKSFLKSAEVFQYIQHADDFGVTAEQPTLNFAKVMERKNRIVDTLYQGVQGLMKRHKIDVFHGVGRLMGASIFTPQSGTVSVEYEDGTSELLPNDYVLIATGSKPMALSFLPFDQQQIYSSNDMMTLETLPQSITIIGGGIIGLEFASFFSSVGVNVHIIEAGPRILPTESAQISQLIQKQLEEKGVNFHVNTALKAEDIQQSEDEVTFNLETPFSTEKVLVAIGRQVNTADLGLDNTKVVLNDKQMIETNEYMQTADTHIYAAGDVIGHLQLAHVGAREGVIAVEHMFNENPLPVDYDTMPRCVYTSPEIASIGVNQETAKQRGLKFEVMKAPFKANGKATITASSIPEGFAELLFDQASGSLSGASLIGPHVTELINELSVLQFMNGSALELGLSTHAHPSISELLMELGLKSIHQSIHI
- a CDS encoding alpha-ketoacid dehydrogenase subunit beta — encoded protein: MAKISYLEAIRQALDVALEKDDQTMILGEDVGKKGGVFGVTAGLQEKYGVYRVLDTPLAESNIVGSAIGAAMMGKRPIAEIQFAEYILPATNQIMSEAAKMRYRSNNDWQAPLTIRAPFGGGIHGALYHSQSIESVFASTPGLTVVIPSTPYDAKGLLLASIASNDPVLFFEHKKAYRLLKEEVPEEYYTVTLGKADVKREGSDITVFSYGLAVNYCLQAADLLKGEDIDVEVVDLRTVYPLDQQTIIDCAKKTGKCLLVTEDNKEGSVMSEVAAIIAENCLFDLDAPVMRLAGPDVPAMPFSPPLEDEFMINPDKIKNKMRELAQF
- a CDS encoding thiamine pyrophosphate-dependent dehydrogenase E1 component subunit alpha; protein product: MNDYQSVGLEIEDLKNMYRAMDLGRKLDERMWLLNRAGKIPFVISCQGQEATQIGTAYALQKGDVTSPYYRDLALVTYLGMTPLETMLSAFGKRDDISSGGKQMPSHFSKKEVGIMSQGSSVATQILHAVGAALTFKMDGKSQIALTTLGEGSSNQGDFHEGLNFAGVHNLPFICLIENNKYAISVSKAFQYGAEYLSDRAKGYGMFGETIDGNDPIAVYGAIKKARERAINGEGASLIEAMCTRLTAHSSDDDDRYRTVEEKNADKENDCNLKFKQYLIEQSLVDEAWFEAIEKENQQWVHQATKEAEAAPYPDPSETYLHVYEEGGRQHG
- the buk gene encoding butyrate kinase; the encoded protein is MTTALVLNLGSTSSKYAIYENDECKVNENISHTETILNKPLIDQESLRQQMIETEIESQGYQLNQIDVIACRGGLLKPLEGGTYSVNKTMYDDLKSFKYGAHASNLSGMIGYQLGQKYHIPVFTTDPVVVDELIDEVRHTGVPSIQRRSIFHALNQKAMARRYAALVNRAYEDMNVIVIHMGGGISIGAHEKGRVIDVNEALYGEGPMAMDRSGSIPNDLIVQHMVKHQLSADEMKVQLSRESGLKAYFQTSNLREIMANYDQDEKVKLIIDTMVIQIAKVIGERAAVLKGHVDQIIFTGGMSHSVKLMKQLARYVEWIAPISVFPGEHELITLAERARLALNQQIKIQIYQ
- a CDS encoding phosphate acyltransferase; its protein translation is MNFTDLLKEPQALTGTIAMVNATDEPLIRVIIEVLKKTHADFKLYNCQDAAEIIRSFDLSAEFLKRIHIQTFDTEDAAIEGCLNDLYHGKAEILMKGQISTAKILSAVLKRNAQGAKPFLNHVALCEIPSYHKLLMISDVALNIAPTEEEMKATIQNVVAFSKRLQYQQLHIALLSSVEKVSPKIPSTVQAERLSQYYQSHPIEPHVHVEGPFALDNAIDKRSAIQKGIHSKVAGDADVLIVPGLDAGNVLYKSLTYFGRAKVASLILGAHFPIVLTSRADSIENKINSILVSLKVG